TTTCGGTAGCTCCCAACTTTGGCCCATTTTATTTCTCCGATCTCATAAATGACCAGATGGGTGTCGTAGAAACGGCACGGAACCAAGAATTCAACACCAATTGTGATAAACTTGTTGGAGGCTGAATTTCAGATAGAGATGATTCAAGTAGACCAATTAGAATTTAGGGGGTTGTGTCCATTATTCTTGTTCATACAAGTCTTGGAGGCTTTAAAACTTGGgtatattcaataatttcatgTAATTACTCCTCCCCGCGTTTTTGTACAAATTGTTTGACTaagcttttcttctttgttgttctttaattttatttctctcctTTTGCCGTTCGAGGAAATGCGTGCATGTGTCTTTGTCAACTTtattgtgttttaaaaacctttgtttATCTTGGTGTTTGAAGAGAGAGATGAGGAATTTTCGGTCGATTTGGGGGTTACTTTTCCATGAACGTCGTTGTGTTCCACTAAGATGAATGTcctattgtgagatcccatattggttggagagggaacgaaacattccttataagggtgtgtaaacctctccctagcagacacgttttcaaaccttgagggaaagtccagaagggaaagcccaaagaggacaatatcggctcgcgatgggcttgggcttgggcttgggctgttacacctATGGAGCTCTAGGTTCTATGGTATCGCCCTAGTGATTGTTAATGAGGATTTGTTTCCGTTAAGATgctcaaaatataaaatattttgtttctgttgGTCTCTGAGGCGCACATCCTGGTTAAATGATGTTTCTTAGgtgtattattttttcattgcCTTGTTTACATACTTTAtctttatttctctttattGGCTGGTAAAAACTcatttaataaagtttaattgGTTTGAGGTTTGTTAACTATGTTTCAAATTCTCTTACCCTTCAGTTAActtaactttcaaaaataggaaataatatcttttgaaattgaagaatgtATCTGATATTTGATATCACTATTAGCTTCCATGTTGTGGCCTGGTGGGTAAGATTGATGAACAGCACTTCCATTTTATGGAGTCTTACTATGCAAAGCAACAGATTAATGATCTAGTATGGAAGAATTGGAGCTTAGATAGCTTATTATTTGTATACAGCATCACAGAAAAAAACTATGAAATTTACCTTTTAGAATTCAATTGAATTCAGTTTTAAACAGTAGAGGCATTACAAATCGAATTATGATGCTTGTGAGCTTCAAGTTCAGATTACCTCAGGTCAAATGGAATCTGCACTGCTCTCTCTATTAAAGAGTGAGAAAACTTGTTGCAGCTTAGAAATTTTGATCAAATGGAGTCTGCAGTTTTCTCAATACAAACTTAAGTTACAGATTTCTTCAATGTGAAAGTATTATTTAGATGATGAAGATAGTTTTCTGGGCTGCAGATCTctcaaatgaaattattatgtaCTACAATACCAACAGCATCTCCCCTCCTCCTGTGCTAAGGCATTACATGCCAACGAACTTGGCTGTCACTCTTGCCATGCTCAAGTCTGAACGTATTTCTAGGTTTAAACACTGCTCTGAGAATATGAAGTACATTATGAATAATTGATAACATGACATGTATCCATACCAGTAGTTTTTATAACTGAGCAATATTTTCTGGTTAGTTTATTCCTTGTACTATCTgctaaaaagtaaaatgcaTATAAGATATTAGCATTGGCTTattgtaaaagaaaaggtttatGAATTTGTCAACGTTTCTCTTTTGATGTTGTTCTTTGGTTTGTTAAATGttcttgatatgaaccaaagaTGCTGCTATGATATATGCATGAGTAACTTGGCcgatttttagtttaattactTACTACAATCACCTATGATCAGGATGAGACAGGGGTTTACAAGAACCTCCTGCAGGAAATTGCCCAAAGAGTTGGAGCGCCATTGCCTCAATATACAACATTCAGATCAGGTCTTGGTCACCTACCTGTTTTTACAGGGATAGTAGAATTGGCTGGAATAACGTTTACTGGAGAACCtgccaagaacaaaaaacaagcaGAGAAGAATGCTGCAATGGCAGCTTGGTCATCATTAAAACAATGtgagtttttatttctatttttattttttaatatttgtatgtTACCATGGCTTAGCTTTTCGGGAAATTTCCAAACGAACAATTTCAACAACAATCCTGGCAAAGAAAGAATAACCCATCTTATTTTGTGCAAATTAATGTATGCAACTGGAACATGGGAGATTAAATTCAAATGGTTTCTCTGcgatatgtttatttatttcctatgGAAGCAAAGTATCCTGTTCTTAATCTGCTTCTTgcttaaaaaatcaaatattctGGTGTTGagaatcattttgttttgattttggcTAGTGGCTAAAGAATCAGCAAGCTCTTCATCAGAACCAGAAAACAATGATGAACTGGAGCAGATCACTATAGCTCGAGCCTTATTGAATTATcgccaaaaggaaaaaatggcAATGTCAAATCCAAATGCAACAATACCATTCCCCAAaaagcttcaaattcaaagtCCACGGCCAACTAGTCCCCAACGTCCCCCTGCTCCAACATCAAAGATTCTGCCCTTAATTTGCCAAAAAGCAGCTCCTCGCAGCAGAGCTCCCTTTTCAGCTAATAAAATCCCCATCCCACATGCCCAAACTTCTGCACTAGAAGGCTCTGCAACCCCCCGCCCCCAGAAGTTCAGCGCCGGAGCTGCTGCTCTTTCGTATATTCCCGTTCACCAGTATAGGACATCTTGCCATGGCATTGCCCCACCAGTTACAATTAGAACAACAATGCCTGTGTATTCTGCCCCTCCTCTACCACAGCCATTGAAGCTGCCACCACAGCAAGTAATTCGAGTCCCACCGGTACGGATCGCCCCACCGGTTTCCATTAGGCAAGCCATTCCTGTCTTTGCTGCTCCCCCAGTGCGCAAGGAAAATGCTCCTGCAGTTAAAAAAGAAGACTGTCCAGCCCCAGCTGCTCCTAAAGAAAACGTTGCTGCTCCTGCGCCCGTGCCCGTGCCCGTGCCCGTGCCCTCACTGCCCACTGAGTCAGCTGCTGAAGTAGAACAGGATACAACCACATTGGTGAACAGTCAGCAAGAAGCCAAGACATTAGAAAACCTGGAAGAACTCAAAATTTGATGAGGTGATTCATTAGAAAGAGACCGCATAGGGGAGATTGTCGTATGGTTTTGCAGTAATGTTAGGTTATCTCTTCTTGTCTGCATCTTATTTTGAGTGTCaaccttttctcttttcttattttttcgCCCCGTTTTGTTAAAAACTTGAGTTGTTGAGAGGTGGAAAAATTAGTATCAGCATCCCAATGCCATTTCAACAGCAACTGTGTCAACTAATGTACTTACATATTTGTATCTTTGGGCATGCTATCCCATCTTCTCCAAGAACTCTGCTCTAATCTGCATCCCCAAGATCATCTCGATGATCCTTGGGAGCCCTTGGGTGCAATGACATGTTATGTTCGTCACCCaacatgtgagatcccacctttgttggagaggagaacaaaacattctttacgagtgtgtgtaaacctctctttagcagagatgttttaaaaactttgaaggaaagcttgaaaatgacaatatttgctagcgatggacttgagctattacataGTAGAGAGTTTCGAAggaatttaagaaaattgggTTATATGcgaacacttttttttatatctttatatgtttcaaagaatttttttaatgaataattttcatttttcaatataatttctactaaaaatataaaacatcccaataaattcaataatatatcatataaattttaaaaacttaaatatgaaaatatgaaggattgaaaaaaaaatctctccacTCCATTGAGActcaataaaattcaatttatgaATNtttttttttttttttgtcagacttatttttcatgtattcaataatttttaaaaatatatttaataaaaataaaatttatgactCATGAAAGAGACTTTGgtgtataataaataaataaataaataaccgtTTTTCAAAcccaagaagaaaaaagggcaCAAGTTTTGAGGAAAACCTATTAATTATCAATTAAGACccaaaatgaatatataaaataaaaaaaaaatataaaaaaaattaaatttattcgCAGTGGGAGGGCAGGGGTCAAAATGGGAAGTGGGTGTTTGttgggaaaggaaaaaaataaaagtttttttttttaaatccaatGATGAAAtaaccaaataattaaatctcttTCCTCCCCCACTTCTAATGCTTTTCAATCTCatgaatatgtatgaaaatcAAACCCAATTTGGACTActaatttccattttcacaCCCactaactcaattttttttttggttcgaTAGTCCTAAATGCTTCGGCATAATAAGAAATCAACTCAACGGAAAACTCTGATatcaaatgataaggaatTACTACAAGAGAGTAAAATTCGGATTACCTTAtcgatcgaatatctcaaggtaaGAATACTTGTTGGAAAGGTAAAAACACTTAGCCCTAATGATGAAGAAGATCTGAATTACCtggttgatcaaatatcttagGACAAGAACATcggtttgagattcgaatcactccacaaacaagattGATCGTGTgtagcttgaatgattttgaacatccaacctaaactacataaaattgcaaaaaaGCTCGCCTTTTGGCTAAAGGAAAGGTAAAAATACTTAGCCCTGATGATAAATAATCACTTTAAGGGAAAGTAAGATTcgaattaccttgttgatcaaatatctcaagtcAAGAACATTTGATTGAAGTtagaatcactccacaagcaatattgatcatgtcaagcttgaatgattctaaacatgcaactTAAACTACGtagaattgcaaaaaaaattaGCATTTGATTAAAGGAAAGGTAAGAACACTTGGCCCTagtgataaggaatcactctAAAGGGAAAGTAAGATTCAAATGGATTACCATgttaatcaaatatctcaagtcAAGAACACTTAATTGAGGTTAgaatcactctacaagcaagattgatcgtgtcaagcttgaatgattctaaacatgcaacctaaactaaatAGAATTGTAAAGAAATTTAGCCTTGGGTTAAAGGAAAGGTAAGCCCTCTGGATTAAGCTCGTCGTCGGAGCCAAAGCGATCATATGCTTGTCCAGAAGCTCTCACACAGGCTCGCTGGATCTGCCATAGCTACaggtttttttctcttttcttaatgTCCTTTATTTCACGTTTTATATTGTTAAGAATCTTATTTTGGTTCCTAATTCTGcatatgaacaaaaagaagcatgttaatatttttttccatatgaacaaaaaatttaatatgttttaaaacttgacACCCAATATGCCTATCATATTTGTGAGCCCAATCACTCATCTATGTAGACATGTATTCATGTTTTTCCTTAAGAACAATCTATTAAAAGGGTATTAGGACAGACTGAAATGGTTTTTTATGCATAAATCAAGATCTAAAACGAGGATACGAGAGCCTAAATGAACGAAGAAACAATGTGTAAATTAGAAAACTACCCATTGAAGAAAACCACAGTTACCAACTCAGAAAACTACCCATTGAAGGTAAAAATCATTCTACCGTTTAGGAAACCACCCATCAAAGAAGATTACCCTTCCAATTTAAGATAATAAgccataaaaatataaacttgaCTCCATACCTCTCTGTCTCACAGATGCCATACTGGAACTGAACTGGTGCCTTCAGAGAGTGTGGAGGTGAATCAGTGTTGAAACGCCTATGGAAGCATCAGGATGCAATTCTGTGCTGTTCCCTTGAGGTGAATAAACAAACTCTGCAAGTGAGAACCAAATGAATATCTGTGTTGTGTGGCTGTCCTCTAAGCaatgtaatttattttgttggtttgCAGTCACTACCCCCAGTGTTCATGTTTGCTAACCAAGCAGGCCTTGACATGTTGGAGATAACCTTGGTTGCCTTACAAGACATCACTTTGGATCAAATTCTTGGCGATTCTGCCCGCAAGTTCTTCTCTACTGATTTTTCCAGCTTAATGCACCAGATTTCGTACTATATTCTTCCCTTCAGTTCATTGTCGTGCTCAACATGATATGGGTGGTTGTGTTTATGCCTGCATAAAGAAAACTTACGATGACTTTCTATTTCAAGATTGATTAGCAATGTAATGATGCTAACTGAACTGAATACTTACTTGTTTTCGGTAGGGCTTTGCTTACATTCCTGCTGGAATTTGCATGTCGACAATGGGGCGACATGTATCCTTTGAACAAGCCGTTGCATGGAAAGTTCTTACCGAGGACGAGTCTACTGTACACTGTCTTGCCTTCTCCTTCGTCAACTGGTCATTCTTGTGATTCTTTTCCCTGTACACTTGTTGAAAATTATACAACAATCCTAGAAAATAGGAAGGGGTTTTTCAATTATGTAACATCTTATCTATATATCTGCCTGGGATTTGAAGTATAAGGATGTATCTGGCAGGGGAAACTTTCTGATAGCAAATTCTTTTGTTGAATGATAAGAATGGAAAATGTTGATGCATTGCTGAAACCAAAATCCAAAGtaaatttacaatattttgtgtttgtatgTGATCCATTGCCATCAGATAGTGCAATAATGAATGATCAAGTGATGAACCAACGTCCAAATCAAAGCACCCATATTTATCACCTTAACTACAAATTCTGAACATTGGCATAACAAGATTCATTTCAGGACATCTACAAAACATCACATCACAAAACAGCAAGAAACAGTAACAATATCTTTCAAGTTTGATAGCCAAATTCATAAGGATGCAGAGACCAGAAGTTCATGAAGAATGAAGACAACGCAGTAAACTAGCTAATAAGAGCCAAGCCAAATTCATCGGGATGCAAGAGACCAGAAGTTCATGAAGAACGAAGGCAATGCAGTAAACCAGCTAATAAATGCCATGGCCGTTGCAGTTTCAAACTGTACACAGTGGTTCTCGCTGCAGCTACCGATATCGTTGTCTATAAGAACGGTGATGCCTGCAGAAGCACAAGCTGCAGCGAACGTGAGGGTAGAGGTGATCTGAAGGGAAAAAAGTTCAGGTGTCAGCTGCTAGGCTAGTGAAATTCCAGACAAGTCAGGAAAGGTGCATCGTTGATAATTGATCGAAAGAAAATGACAGCCGAAATTGTGGGAGTTCTAAAGGGATCTCTAAGTATTCAAGTATTATCGTATGAGAATGATTGCAATCATGATAGTTTTATATGCAACAGCAACAGAGAGTGATATCAGTACATAACTTGATGTAAGAAACAACAATCGAAAGTCCGATTCACCTAAGAGAATACCACCAGGCTTTAAAGTTAACATGCTAAAAcacattaatttcattaatccAGACCAAGAAAACTGGTCTTGAGCTAACTAGTGATGCAGCAAAGCAATGAGCTTCCAGAATATTCAAGAACATAAGAGTGAATCAACGGAtgccaaaatcaaaattttgctATAAACATACACCATCACCAATAGTGAATAAGCTGACTATCCTGCAATTCTGTAAGGATCTCTTCACTAATAGAGCATATATATCAATGAAGGCCAAAAAGAGGCTCCACAAACTCTGCAAACCAGCTGCTGCAACAAGATAGCTGAAAAGGCAGAAGATTTGATTGTTTAAGGAACAGCACGCACATAAAGACCAAGTGTAGAAAATCAAGCTGCAAATTTAACTTTTCATAGCTTCAATAAGCATAAGATTCATACACACGAGCTAAGAACTTGAAGATGAagtaaatgataaaaagatAAACCTTAAACTTAATTCCAAGGATAAAAAGATACTAATGCCAATGAATCTGGGATCAACCATATAAGAAATGACTATTATGAGACAACAAAGCATAACAACAATCTGATCAAGTTCTTGCCTCTTCAGTGTATTGAACCATCAACAACCAATCGATACATTTTACAGAATGCTTGTTCATTAGCTCCAAAATTCGGGCTTAACTTATCTGAAAGTTCGATCATAATTGCGTGGGCAAGTAGCAAATCCAATTAAAACGAAGTAAATGAATCTACTTCACTGCAAAATTAAATCCATTTCCTGCAAAATTAGATCCAACCCGACGAATCCTAAATCCAAAAGCTACTAATATAACGAATCGCCTTATCCTTccaaagaaatggaagaaaaatacagTAACAACATACACAAAAAAGTTGTAAGAAACACAAGTTCAGAGAGAGAGGTTCAATTAAGGAAAAATGAGATTTACCAAAAGGCAGTAACAGAAGGGAAATCGCTGGTAGTAGCCATGACAACCAGCGCCGCCGCCGCAAAGAGAAACTGAAAGAATCGCAAAGCGAGTCCTCCGCGGGTGCCGGGCATTCCTTCCATGTCCTTCATCCTGACCATGGGCGCATTCGCGCCGTCGGTAGTAGGGGGATCTTCGGCCGGGTGAACCGTCGCATGGCTCACATTCATTTCTCCACGATGCGATGCCTCAGCTCATCGTCTCTTCCCCAATCGCATCGTCGTCTTCTCCTCCGCCACGGCCGGAATCGTGGATGTCTCACTCTCTAAACCTCTGATTCTCCGATACTGAAGAGGATCTCAAGGAGCCATATGCGGAAATCAAATCTATGATGCTCTACTGGGAATCTGGCGGGAGAGAAGAATTGAAATCCTATCCTCGAAATTTgcgacgaagaagaagaacgtTCGGAGCGGCGATGGCCGATCAATAAGGGATTAGTTTGGGAATTGACTGCAAAAaagtttctaattttattataaaaaaacaaaaaaaaaaaaaaatgtttttctctctctttattcTTCACTCCCCTACCATTTAAACTTTGAAACCGTTCCCAAAAGATCAAGGTCGTCGGTGGTGCAACCTATGAAAAGATCCCATCGGTCCGTTCTCTTACACCTCACAAGTTAACCCACTCATTCACTCGTAGACGTGTCAAACTCCTTGGTCTCTGTTTCAAGACAGGTCGAATCGGGAGCCTACTAACTGATGCTAGGAGCATGCAGGTGTCGAAGCAGGAGTGTGGATCGTCGGTCGTTGCCTAGTCTTGTTTTAACATATGGCTCATGGGCATACAGGCTTGATGCTTGGGCATCAAATGGTTGACGCTAGCTCCTCCTCAGTGATGTGTCCATAAGAATTTTGAGTGGTCGTAGTCTATTAGATCTAGCATCGATTACCTCATGCATTATAGCATTGAGTCTTGTTAGTCCCTTTTTGTCGGTACCCCTCGTTAGGTGCACGATGAACTTGAAAGCCCGTGTGCACCCCTCGCAAGCCCTAGTGCGTGCAATCTCCACGCGAACTATTTCAAACTGTGAACTGTGAAAAGCTCGTTAAATTAGTTGTAACTTGTTTGATGGTATTTACTACTCAGATAGCTGTAGCAATTCAAGAGCTAATAGGTGTAATAAACCCAGATTTTCTGAAAGGAtgcatttattaaataaaagatccACGTGGACTCTGCCTATTTCTCTAATGATTCATGATCCTGTCACCATTATATGTGTATCATCCGCTCTCATGACGATGGTCAATCGGGTTGTGCCCCGTCTTTGCCCTATACCTCCTTTGGCTTCTCTATTTAGATCTTGAGGGTTTATTCACACCGATCACCGTCTTTGCCATCAAATGTTAGTGGGTCAtacttttcaaagttttttagGTACTTGATATCTAGGATTTGCAAAGCTTCCATAATGTTTGAGGCAACGTTCCCGATCATGGGTGCTGCTCGTTTTGGCTCCCACTCTTGTGGAGCCTCCCTTTTTGGAAACTCGAAGGTAGGGTTAGTTTTAGCCCTTCTCCTTCCTCCCCTACCTTGACCTTGCTTTGCACGGTTTCTAATTTCAGTGCCATTATCTAGCATCGGACAAACACATCTCGGGTCAAAATTAATTCTTACCCTTCATAAAAGTTTATCAACCAACCCAAGACATAATTCtcaattcaatcaaatcaTTATATAACGTTGATCAAACTGCTAATACTTACTTGACTGTGACGAGACATTTCTGACGAGAGATATCAGGAATTCATGACTCTCTATCTAGCCCTAGCCTATACGACCGACCAATCTAAGACTTTGATACTAAACGTGTAATGACCCACTTTTTGAGGCTTCGAACCACGAACCTTTAGGAATCGACACATAATTTATATCGATTTTAGatctatttataataacattttttttttttttttttgagattttatatttctaactTCAAGTTTAAGTGGAAAAGCCCTAATG
This genomic interval from Cucurbita pepo subsp. pepo cultivar mu-cu-16 chromosome LG20, ASM280686v2, whole genome shotgun sequence contains the following:
- the LOC111783144 gene encoding double-stranded RNA-binding protein 2; this encodes MYKNQLQELAQRSCFNLPSYACIREGPDHAPRFKATVNFNGEIFECPQYCSTLRQAEHSAAEVALNALSNRGPPHSLAARILDETGVYKNLLQEIAQRVGAPLPQYTTFRSGLGHLPVFTGIVELAGITFTGEPAKNKKQAEKNAAMAAWSSLKQLAKESASSSSEPENNDELEQITIARALLNYRQKEKMAMSNPNATIPFPKKLQIQSPRPTSPQRPPAPTSKILPLICQKAAPRSRAPFSANKIPIPHAQTSALEGSATPRPQKFSAGAAALSYIPVHQYRTSCHGIAPPVTIRTTMPVYSAPPLPQPLKLPPQQVIRVPPVRIAPPVSIRQAIPVFAAPPVRKENAPAVKKEDCPAPAAPKENVAAPAPVPVPVPVPSLPTESAAEVEQDTTTLVNSQQEAKTLENLEELKI
- the LOC111783113 gene encoding CASP-like protein 5A2, producing the protein MNVSHATVHPAEDPPTTDGANAPMVRMKDMEGMPGTRGGLALRFFQFLFAAAALVVMATTSDFPSVTAFCYLVAAAGLQSLWSLFLAFIDIYALLVKRSLQNCRIVSLFTIGDGITSTLTFAAACASAGITVLIDNDIGSCSENHCVQFETATAMAFISWFTALPSFFMNFWSLASR